The window CGCCGCGCTGCGCGACGCGCTGCCCAGCGGGAGCTGTCTGGCGCTCACCCACCCCACCCAGGACTTCGACCCGGCGAGCGTCGCCAAGGTCGCGGAGGCGGCCCGGGCCGGCGGGATGACCCTCGTCCCGCGCACCCGTGACGAGGTCGCCGCGTTCTTCGACGGCTGGGAGCTGATCGAGCCCGGGGTCGCCCCGGTGATGGGCTGGCGCCCGGACGGCGAGCCGCCGGCCGACCCGACCGCCGCCTACTACTGGGGCGGCGTCGCCCGGAAGCCGTAGGCGCGCCCGTCGGCACCCCCCGGGGCGGACCGGCCCCGGGGGCCCGCTATTTCAGCAGCCTCGACAGCCGCCGGTCCGCGAGCGGCTTGCCGCCGGTCTGGCAGGTGGGGCAGTACTGCAGCGAGGAATCGGCGAACGACACCTCGCGCACGGTGTCCCCGCAGACCGGGCACGGCTGCCCGGTCCGGCCGTGCACCCGCAGGCCGAGCTTCTTCTCCGCCTTGAGGTCCCCCGCCGCCAGCCCGCGGGAGCGCTCCACCGCGTCGCGCAGGGTGGCGCCGAGCGCCTCGAACAGCCGGGCCCGCTCGTCCTCCGTCAGGCTCGACGCCAGCTTGTACGGCGACATCCGGGCCGCGTGCAGCACCTCGTCCGAGTAGGCGTTGCCGACCCCGGCCAGCACGCCCTGGTCCCGCAGCACGCCCTTCAGCCGGCGGCGCTCGCCGCTCAGCAGGGCGGTGAAGTCCGCCAGGGTGAAGCCCGGGTCCAGCGGGTCCGGGCCGAGCCGGGCGACACCGGGGACGGCGGCCGGGTCCGTCACCACGTACACCGCGAGCCCCTTCTTGGTGCCCGCCTCGGTGAGGTCGAAGCCGTCCCCGTCGGGCCCCTCCAGCCGCACCCGCAGGGCCAGCGGGTTCTTCCCGCCCGGGCGCGGGGGCTCGGCCGGCAGGCTGTCCTTCCACCGGAGCCAGCCGGCCCGGGCCAGGTGGACGACCAGGTGCAGGCCGCCGGCCTCGATGTCGAGGAACTTCCCGTGCCGGGTGACGGGGCCGACCGTCCGCCCCTCCAGCGCCGTCACCGGCGGGTCGTAGGTCTTCAGGGCGCTGATGGCCACCGGCTGCACCCGGGCGATCACCCGCCCGGTCAACCGCTCGGACAGGAAGGCGCTGAGGGCCTCGACCTCGGGCAGCTCCGGCATGCGCCCAGTCTCGCGCAGACCTCCGGCCCCCGCCCGCCGGTCGCCTCCCGGTCGTCCGGTCGTCCCGGTCGTCCGGTTGTCCGGTTACCGCCGCTCTCGTTGCCCCGCAGCGGCCGGTGGGCGCAGGCTGGAGGTGCCCCGCACCACCGCAGCGCCCGAGCCCGGGAAAGGTCCGGCCCCCTCATGAGCACGCTCGAAGAGCAGATCGACATCGATGCCCCGGTGCTGGCGGCCTGGGAGCAGCTGCACCGGGTCCACGACTACCCGCGGTTCGTGGGCGGGGTGCGCAGTGCCTACCCGCACGGCACCAGCCTCGCGCACCTCGGGGTGGAGATCGGCGGGACCGAGCGCGACGTCGAGACCGAGATCACCGACCGGGGCCGGGGCCGGGTGATGGCCTGGCGGACGCTGAACGGCCCGCGGCTGCACGGCGCGTTCGCGCTGCTCCCGCTGGACCGGAGCCACACCCGGCTGCAGATCCGCGTCGAGTACGACCCGGAGACGGTGCAGCAGGTGTTCGGCGGGCCACGCGGCTTCGCCCAGGCCGGCGCGATCGAGCGGGTGGTCCGTGCCGACCTGGAGCTGTTCCGGGAGATCGTCGAGGCCCGGACGGCCGCCGCCCGCCCCGGGCCGGCTGCCGAGAGCCCTCGATAAGGATCGAATAAGCCCAGCTCAGAGCTGGTGGTGAGGATCTTCACAGGAGTCCGTCGGCCAGGTCGTCCACCGTTCAACCTGTGGCAGACTCGGATGCCATGAGTACCGGCCCGGCCACCAGGACGCTTCGCGCGGCGATCTTCGCCGCGCTGGTCGTGCTGCTCGCCGGGCTCGGCCAGGTGCTGGTCACCGGACGCCCGCTGCCGCTCGGCACGCTGGCCGTGGCCGGCGGCGCCGTCTTCGCGGTGGCGTTCGCCCTGGCCGGATCCGAGCGCGGCTTCCCGGCGATCGCGGCGGTCTTCCTGCCGCTGGAGCTGGGTCTGAGCGCGCTGTTCGACTTCGCCCAGAGCACCTGCCCCTCGCTCCCGCCCGGCTCCGCGCGCGGCTTCGAGCCGCTGCTGTGCGGCGGCGGCTCGCTCGGCGGGGTCCTGCTGGGCCACGGTGTCTCCCGGTCCGCCGGCCTGCTGGTGCTGCTGGCACTGCACGGCGCGATCGCCCTGGCCGCCGCCTTCTGGCTGCGCCGCGCCGACGCCGCGCTGAGCGCGTTCGCCGCCTCCGCCCGGGTGCTGGGCGACTTCGCCCGGCGCTTCCCGACCGCCGCCGGCCACTGGCTGCTGCTGCTCGCGGCGCCCGTCCCGGCCCGGCCGCTGGTGCGGATGCCGTTCCCGCGCGCCAGCCGCGTGCGCGTCCCCGTCGAGGACGTGCTGCTCAGCCCCGCCGTCCGTCGTGGGCCTCCGGTGCCCGTCCCGGCCTGCTGAGAGCACTCTCCCGAGCGTTTCCCGGCCGGTCGTTCTCGCCGCGCGCCCGTGCGCGCCCGCCCGTCACCGACCGAGAGCACAGGACGACACCCGCCATGAGCAAGAAGCCCCAGCCGATCAACGCCAGGACGACGAACACCCGGACCGCCAGGAGCGAGGCCCGGCGCGCCGCCACCGAGCGGATGCGCGAGGAGCGCGAGCGCACCGAGCGGGCGGCGAGGATCCGCCGCCGGACGATCGTCGGCGCCGCCTCCGCCGCCGTGCTGGCGCTGGCCGCCGGTGTGGCCTTCGCCGTCGGCGGCTCCTCCGGCCCGGCCGACACCGCCGCCGCCGGGCCGCTGGTCGTCCCCGCCAACGCGGGCGGCGCCGACGGCACCGTGATCACCTACGGCAAGGCCGACGCCCCGCACACCCTGGAGATCTACGAGGACTTCCGCTGCCCGTACTGCGAGCAGCTGGAGACCACCAATGGCAAGACCGTCCAGCAGCTCGCCGACGACGGCACCTACAAGATCGAGTACCACCTGGCGACGTTCCTGGACCAGGGCCTGGGCGGCAAGGGCTCGCGCACCGCGCTGGCCGCCGCCGGGGCGGCGCTCAACGAGGGCGTGGACAAGTTCAAGCAGTTCCACGACGTGCTGTACGCCAACCAGCCCGACGAGCGCAACGACGGCTTCGCCGACGTGAACCGGCTGCTGGACCTCGCCGAGCAGGTCCCGGGTCTGAAGACGGACGCCTTCGTGAAGGCCGTCCAGGACGGCACCTACGCCCCGTGGGCCAGTCAGGTGAACAAGGCCTTCGACAGGAGCGGGGTCACCGGCACCCCCACGGTGAAGCTGGACGGTACCAAGCTCGACGTCTTCACGAACGGCGCGCCCGTCACTCCCGAGCGCTTCACCGCGATGGTCAAGCAGGTGACCGGGTGACGGCCGCCGGTACGGTCGCCGCACCCGCGCGCGGCCACGGCGCGAGCCGGCCGTTCGCGCTCCTGCTGCTGATCGGCGGCGCGATCGGGATCTTCGCCTCGGCCGTCCTCACACTGGACAAGATCCGGCTGCTGGAGGACCCGTCGTACGTCCCCAACTGCAACATCAACCCGATCATCAGCTGCGGCTCGATCATGCGCAGCGACCAGGCCGAGGCCTTCGGCTTCCCCAACTCGCTGCTGGGCCTGGTCGGCTTCGCCGTGGTGATCGCGATCGGCGCCGGCCTGCTGGCCGGGGCGACGTACCGGCGCTGGTTCTGGCTCGGCCTCCAGGCCGGGACGGTGTTCGGGATCGGTTTCGTGACCTGGCTGATGTACCAGGCGCTGTACCGGATCGGCGCGCTCTGCCCGTACTGCATGGTGGTCTGGGCCACCATGATCCCGCTGTTCTGGTACACCACCCTGCACAATCTGCGCACCGGCGTGATCCCGACCCCGCGCGCCCTGCGCCCGGTGGTGCGGGAGGCCGCCCGCTACCACTGGGTGGTGCCGGCGCTCTGGTACGCGGTGATCGTGCTGCTGGTCCTCGACCGGTTCTGGTACTACTGGCGCACGCTGGTCTGAGCCTCCCACCGGCTCCGGGCCCGTCGCGGCCCGGAGCCGGTACCTCCGGATTCGATGCCCCCGGCGTCGGGGCTCAGACGCCGGCCGGCTCGAACGCGTAGGCCGCCACCTCGGCCAGCAGCGCCGCCCGGCGGTCCTCGTCCAGGAACGAGGCGCGGAAGGAGTTGGCGGCGAGCAGGCGCAGCGTCTCGGGCGCGAGCGCGAGGGCCCCGGCCACCGCACGGTAGTTGTCGTCGACGTAGCCGCCGAAGTACGCCGGGTCGTCGGAGTTGACGGTCACCAGCAGGCCGGCCGCGAGCATGGCGGGCAGCGGGTGGTCGGCCAGCGTGTCGACGCAGCGCAGGCGCACGTTGGAGAGCGGGCAGAGGGTGAGCGGGATCTGCTCGCGGACCAGGCGGTCGACCAGCGCCGGGTCCTCCAGGCAGCGCAGACCGTGGTCGATCCGCTCGACCCCGAGGACGTCCAGGGCCTCGGTGACGTACGAGGCCGGGCCCTCCTCCCCCGCGTGTGCGACCCGGTGCAGCCCGGCCTCGGCGGCGCGCCGGTAGACCTCGCGGAACTTGGCCGGCGGGTTCCCGACCTCCGCCGAGTCGAGCCCGATCCCGGTGATCCGGCCGAAGTGCGGCCGGGCGGCCTCGAAGGTCTCCAGCGCGGACTCGGCGGTCTCGTCCCGCAGGAAGCACATGATCAGCCGGGTGCTGACGCCGTACCGCTCCTCGCTGCGGTCCAGGGCCCGCCCGAGGCCCTCCACCACCACGTCCAGCGGCACCCCGCGGGCGGTGTGCGCCTGCGGGTCGAAGAAGATCTCGGCGTGCCGCACCCCCTGCCCGGCGGCCCGGGCCAGGTACGCGTCGGCGAGGTCGGCGAAGTCCGCCTCGGTGCGCAGCACCGTCATCAGCGCGTAGTAGAGGTCCAGGAAGGACTGCAGGTCGCTGAAGGAGTAGGCCCGGCGGAGCTCCTCGGTGTCGGCGTACGGGAGCGTGACGCCGTTGCGCGCGGCGAGCGCGAAGGCGAGTTCCGGCTCCAGGGTGCCTTCGATGTGCAGGTGGAGTTCGGCCTTGGGCAGCGACATGGGTGATCGTTCCGAGTTCTGGGAGGGAAAGGAAGGGACGTCAGGATAGTCATCGTACGATCCGGTCACCCGATCACCACCTCGCCGGGCCCCCGTGGGCGGCGGCCGGGCCGCACGCCTCGCGAAAGCCCCCGGGGGCGACGACACTGCCGGTACGGGAGTCCCGTCGGCACGCCGGTGTACCGGCCGCGGTCGGGGGCACCCGGGTACGGGGGGATTCGCGCCGAGGAGGTAGTGGACCATGCGGCACCCGGACGACGCTCCGCACACCAGGCCCTCGGGGATCTCCCCGCACGCCCTGGGCAACGACACCCTGCTGCACGAGCTGGAGCAGCTGCACCGGACCAGGCACGAGACCTTCCTGTACGGGTCGGAGGAGGCCCTGAAGCGGCACACCCTGCGGACCGGGCAGCTGGAGGCGGAGTACCTGCACCGGTTCCCGAACCGGCTGGTCACGGCCGGCCGGACCAGGGCGGGCGCCCGCGCCCGGGAGGCCGCGGCGCGGGTGGAGTCGCTGCCGGAGTGAGGCCGCGGCGGCCGGCGCCCGGCGGGACACGCCGGGCGGCGGTGGTGCGCTCGGGGCGGGGTGTCGGCCAGGGTGGAGCAACGACTCCGGAGCAATCCCCCACGGACACCTGGGAGCCCACCGCATGGCCATCGCAAGCGTCAACCCCGCGACCGGCGAGACCCTGGAGACCTTCGAAGCGCTGGACGCCGCCGGCATCGAGCAGCGGCTGGCCCGCGCCGAGGCGGCGTTCCAGTCCTACCGCACCACCTCCTTCGCGTACCGCGCCGAGCTGCTGCGCCGCGCCGCCGACCTGCTGGACGCGGACCTGGAGTCCGTCGCCCGCACGATGACCGAGGAGATGGGCAAGCCGCTGGCGGCCGCCCGCGCCGAGGCCGCCAAGTGCGCGAAGGCGATGCGCTGGTACGCCGAGAACGCCGAGGGGCTGCTCGCCGACGAGCACCCCGCCCCGGCCGACGTCGCCGACTCCGGCGCCGCCCGGGCCTACGTCCGCTACCGCCCGATCGGGGCGGTGCTGGCCGTGATGCCGTGGAACTTCCCGTTCTGGCAGGTGATCCGGTTCGCCGCACCGGCCCTGATGGCGGGCAACGTCGGCCTGCTGAAGCACGCGTCCAACGTCCCCCGGACCGCGGTGGCCCTGGAGGAGCTGTTCCGCCGGGCCGGGTTCCCGGAGGGCTGCTTCCAGACCCTGCTGATCGGCTCGAGCGCGGTGGAGGGCGTGATCCGCGACCGCCGGGTGGCCGCGGTGACACTGACCGGCAGCGAGCCCGCCGGGCGGGCGGTGGCGGCGACGGCCGCGGACGAGGTGAAGAAGGCCGTGCTGGAGCTGGGCGGCAGCGACCCGTTCGTGGTCCTGCCGAGCGCCGACCTGGACGCCGCCGTGGCCACCGCCGTCCGGGCCCGGGTGCAGAACAACGGGCAGTCCTGCATCGCCGCCAAGCGCTTCATCGTGCACACCGCCGTGTACCGGCCGTTCACCGAGGCGTTCACCGCGGCCATGCGGGCGCTGACCGTCGGCGATCCGATGGAGGAGGCGACCGAGGTCGGCCCGATGGCCAGCAGCCAGGGGCGGGACGACCTGGAGGAGCTGGTCGAGGACGCCCGGGCGCACGGGGCCGCGGTGGAGTGCGGCGGCCGCCGCCCCGCGGGCCGGGAGGCCGGCTGGTTCTACGAGCCGACGGTGCTGACCGGCATCACCCCGGCGATGCGGA of the Kitasatospora sp. NBC_01246 genome contains:
- a CDS encoding Fpg/Nei family DNA glycosylase, with amino-acid sequence MPELPEVEALSAFLSERLTGRVIARVQPVAISALKTYDPPVTALEGRTVGPVTRHGKFLDIEAGGLHLVVHLARAGWLRWKDSLPAEPPRPGGKNPLALRVRLEGPDGDGFDLTEAGTKKGLAVYVVTDPAAVPGVARLGPDPLDPGFTLADFTALLSGERRRLKGVLRDQGVLAGVGNAYSDEVLHAARMSPYKLASSLTEDERARLFEALGATLRDAVERSRGLAAGDLKAEKKLGLRVHGRTGQPCPVCGDTVREVSFADSSLQYCPTCQTGGKPLADRRLSRLLK
- a CDS encoding SRPBCC family protein, whose protein sequence is MSTLEEQIDIDAPVLAAWEQLHRVHDYPRFVGGVRSAYPHGTSLAHLGVEIGGTERDVETEITDRGRGRVMAWRTLNGPRLHGAFALLPLDRSHTRLQIRVEYDPETVQQVFGGPRGFAQAGAIERVVRADLELFREIVEARTAAARPGPAAESPR
- a CDS encoding DsbA family protein — protein: MSKKPQPINARTTNTRTARSEARRAATERMREERERTERAARIRRRTIVGAASAAVLALAAGVAFAVGGSSGPADTAAAGPLVVPANAGGADGTVITYGKADAPHTLEIYEDFRCPYCEQLETTNGKTVQQLADDGTYKIEYHLATFLDQGLGGKGSRTALAAAGAALNEGVDKFKQFHDVLYANQPDERNDGFADVNRLLDLAEQVPGLKTDAFVKAVQDGTYAPWASQVNKAFDRSGVTGTPTVKLDGTKLDVFTNGAPVTPERFTAMVKQVTG
- a CDS encoding vitamin K epoxide reductase family protein produces the protein MTAAGTVAAPARGHGASRPFALLLLIGGAIGIFASAVLTLDKIRLLEDPSYVPNCNINPIISCGSIMRSDQAEAFGFPNSLLGLVGFAVVIAIGAGLLAGATYRRWFWLGLQAGTVFGIGFVTWLMYQALYRIGALCPYCMVVWATMIPLFWYTTLHNLRTGVIPTPRALRPVVREAARYHWVVPALWYAVIVLLVLDRFWYYWRTLV
- a CDS encoding adenosine deaminase; this translates as MSLPKAELHLHIEGTLEPELAFALAARNGVTLPYADTEELRRAYSFSDLQSFLDLYYALMTVLRTEADFADLADAYLARAAGQGVRHAEIFFDPQAHTARGVPLDVVVEGLGRALDRSEERYGVSTRLIMCFLRDETAESALETFEAARPHFGRITGIGLDSAEVGNPPAKFREVYRRAAEAGLHRVAHAGEEGPASYVTEALDVLGVERIDHGLRCLEDPALVDRLVREQIPLTLCPLSNVRLRCVDTLADHPLPAMLAAGLLVTVNSDDPAYFGGYVDDNYRAVAGALALAPETLRLLAANSFRASFLDEDRRAALLAEVAAYAFEPAGV
- a CDS encoding DUF6158 family protein, with amino-acid sequence MRHPDDAPHTRPSGISPHALGNDTLLHELEQLHRTRHETFLYGSEEALKRHTLRTGQLEAEYLHRFPNRLVTAGRTRAGARAREAAARVESLPE
- a CDS encoding NADP-dependent succinic semialdehyde dehydrogenase, with translation MAIASVNPATGETLETFEALDAAGIEQRLARAEAAFQSYRTTSFAYRAELLRRAADLLDADLESVARTMTEEMGKPLAAARAEAAKCAKAMRWYAENAEGLLADEHPAPADVADSGAARAYVRYRPIGAVLAVMPWNFPFWQVIRFAAPALMAGNVGLLKHASNVPRTAVALEELFRRAGFPEGCFQTLLIGSSAVEGVIRDRRVAAVTLTGSEPAGRAVAATAADEVKKAVLELGGSDPFVVLPSADLDAAVATAVRARVQNNGQSCIAAKRFIVHTAVYRPFTEAFTAAMRALTVGDPMEEATEVGPMASSQGRDDLEELVEDARAHGAAVECGGRRPAGREAGWFYEPTVLTGITPAMRIHLEETFGPVATVYEAADLDEAVALANDTPFGLSSNVWTTDPAEQERFVRDIQAGGVFFNGMTASHPALPFGGVKRSGFGRELSGHGIREFCNITTVWVA